In one window of Flavobacterium ginsengisoli DNA:
- a CDS encoding mechanosensitive ion channel family protein, whose translation MENFFQDVISHLEGYYNSIVDLTPKFILAVLVVLVSWFIASRVGIFAGNRLKTKMHDRLLAVFIARLIKSVLIIIGILFMFRIIGLEGVAQSMLAGAGISAFVIGFALKDIGENFLAGILLAFKRPFSIGDIIESNGVKGEVINLNLRDTEVKSDSKIIYIPNALLIKNTLINYNSEGFLLQTFTVGLEYGSDYKHAIEIVKEILGNSEDVTEKDHENAAVITDVIAGGIIQLNIRYWVKTASTTENSECRSKIIAAVLNKLKENGFVLK comes from the coding sequence ATGGAAAATTTCTTTCAAGACGTTATCAGCCATCTCGAAGGTTACTACAATAGCATTGTCGATCTTACCCCAAAATTTATTCTGGCCGTTTTGGTCGTTCTCGTTTCATGGTTTATTGCAAGCCGTGTGGGTATTTTTGCAGGAAACCGACTTAAAACAAAAATGCATGATCGTCTTCTGGCGGTTTTTATTGCACGTTTAATTAAATCGGTTTTAATTATTATCGGAATCTTGTTTATGTTCCGAATTATTGGTCTTGAAGGCGTTGCGCAAAGCATGCTGGCTGGTGCCGGAATTTCGGCTTTTGTAATTGGTTTTGCGCTTAAAGACATTGGCGAAAATTTCCTTGCCGGAATTCTGCTCGCTTTCAAACGTCCGTTTTCTATTGGAGATATCATTGAAAGCAACGGTGTAAAAGGTGAAGTCATTAATCTTAACCTCCGTGATACCGAAGTAAAAAGCGATTCTAAAATCATTTACATCCCAAATGCGCTTCTTATAAAAAACACTTTAATTAACTACAACAGCGAAGGCTTTCTCCTTCAAACTTTCACCGTCGGATTAGAATATGGTTCTGATTATAAACACGCTATCGAAATCGTAAAAGAAATTCTAGGAAACAGCGAAGACGTAACCGAAAAAGACCATGAAAACGCTGCCGTAATTACCGATGTTATTGCTGGTGGTATTATTCAGCTCAATATTCGTTATTGGGTTAAAACTGCATCAACAACCGAAAATTCAGAATGTCGTTCTAAAATTATTGCGGCGGTTTTGAATAAATTGAAGGAAAATGGGTTTGTACTTAAATAA
- a CDS encoding DUF3137 domain-containing protein — translation MDSGINSKANLQEILNSLEVDRKKIAETYQTCYILFGLAILILVVGLFIRFAALGIIGCLVPLIIGIVMYFRIDDDAKKYKSAYKMNIVGTALKDINETLTIAPQSGLPEYEFISSELFTTEPDRYKTQDLISGIADKTSFGFAEVHAEYKTETRDKNGTKTTWHTIFKGIIFVADFNKNFNVSTVVRPKGIADAIGSWFSKNVFSFGNSEVVQLENTEFDDKFATFSKDQIEARYILTPAMMERILDLNRKSDDTISISFIHSKMYIAFPLSHNYFEAPIHSSLLAPDLLTYDLSIVQFMQDIIHELDLNTRIWGKE, via the coding sequence ATGGATTCAGGAATAAATTCGAAAGCCAATCTGCAGGAAATTCTGAATAGCTTAGAAGTTGATCGAAAAAAAATAGCCGAGACTTATCAGACTTGCTATATATTATTTGGTCTTGCAATATTGATTTTAGTTGTTGGGTTGTTTATTCGATTTGCGGCATTGGGCATTATTGGCTGTTTGGTTCCTTTGATTATTGGAATTGTGATGTATTTTAGAATAGATGACGATGCCAAAAAATACAAATCGGCTTATAAAATGAACATTGTTGGAACCGCTTTAAAGGATATTAACGAAACGTTGACTATTGCACCACAAAGCGGACTCCCAGAATATGAGTTTATTAGTTCGGAACTTTTTACAACGGAACCCGATCGCTATAAAACGCAAGATTTAATAAGCGGAATAGCCGATAAAACTTCTTTTGGGTTTGCCGAAGTCCATGCCGAATATAAAACGGAAACTCGCGATAAAAATGGTACAAAAACAACTTGGCATACCATTTTTAAAGGAATTATTTTTGTAGCCGATTTTAATAAAAACTTTAATGTTTCGACTGTTGTACGTCCAAAAGGTATTGCAGATGCCATTGGTTCGTGGTTTTCCAAAAACGTTTTTAGTTTCGGAAATAGTGAAGTGGTACAGCTAGAAAATACCGAATTTGACGATAAATTTGCAACTTTTTCTAAAGATCAAATTGAGGCAAGATACATTCTAACGCCTGCAATGATGGAGAGAATTCTAGATTTAAATAGAAAATCTGACGATACAATTTCGATTTCTTTTATTCATTCTAAAATGTATATCGCTTTTCCGCTGTCGCACAATTATTTTGAAGCACCGATTCATTCTTCGCTTTTGGCACCAGATTTACTTACTTACGATCTTTCGATAGTTCAGTTTATGCAGGACATTATTCATGAACTAGATTTGAATACTAGGATTTGGGGGAAGGAATAA
- a CDS encoding LemA family protein, giving the protein MLVIIGLFVFLFIIGIVIYNSLIGKRNQVTNAFSAIDVMLKKRFDLIPNLVEVVKQYTNYEQSTLTKIVELRARATSGNLTDEEKASLDTELSSAVKGLMVTVENYPDLKANTNFLNLQTTWTESEEQIAAEEEELIMLR; this is encoded by the coding sequence ATGTTAGTTATTATAGGACTTTTTGTTTTCCTTTTTATTATCGGAATCGTAATCTACAATTCACTTATTGGAAAAAGAAATCAGGTTACGAATGCTTTCTCTGCGATTGATGTAATGTTGAAAAAACGTTTCGATTTAATTCCGAATCTTGTTGAAGTTGTAAAACAATACACAAATTACGAGCAAAGCACATTAACTAAAATTGTAGAGCTTCGTGCTAGAGCAACTTCTGGGAATTTAACAGATGAAGAAAAAGCAAGTTTGGATACCGAATTAAGTTCTGCTGTAAAAGGTTTGATGGTAACGGTAGAAAATTATCCTGATTTGAAAGCCAATACCAATTTCTTAAATCTTCAAACAACTTGGACAGAAAGCGAAGAACAAATTGCAGCAGAAGAAGAAGAACTTATAATGCTTCGGTAA
- a CDS encoding anhydro-N-acetylmuramic acid kinase produces MNKNISALYTIAQKETRKILGLMSGTSLDGLDIALCTVSGSGENTNVKILEFETISYSEDIKNEIRKVFAQKTIDFQHLALLNEWIGILHSDMINDCLKKWNISSNEVDLIASHGQTVLHAPKFLHQQEKFPNATLQIGDGDHIAVKTGIITISDFRQKHVAAGGEGAPLAVYGDYLLFGKKGENRIMLNMGGIGNYTYLPASLNAEEVFVTDTGTANTLIDIFTKHYFPEKSYDKDAEIAQQGTVNQELLNELKSDDFFQKSFPKSIGQELFNFDFVQSALVKCGLENISASDLLATLTRLSAETIAEAIYFTIKNTSIPAEDFHIYMSGGGTNNPLLVKWLTELLPCQFHTSDDLGILSDAKEAVLFALLANETVSGGDYNFGNSKGIPSVTMGKISFPD; encoded by the coding sequence ATGAATAAAAATATATCTGCACTCTATACTATAGCTCAAAAAGAAACCAGAAAAATACTTGGTTTAATGTCTGGAACTTCTCTCGACGGTCTTGATATTGCTTTGTGTACCGTTTCTGGTTCTGGCGAAAATACGAATGTGAAAATTCTTGAATTTGAAACCATTTCTTATTCTGAAGACATTAAAAACGAAATCAGAAAGGTATTTGCTCAGAAAACAATCGATTTTCAGCATTTGGCTTTATTAAACGAGTGGATCGGAATATTGCACAGCGACATGATTAATGATTGTCTAAAAAAATGGAATATTTCGTCAAACGAAGTGGATTTAATTGCTTCTCACGGACAGACTGTTTTACACGCTCCAAAGTTTTTACATCAGCAGGAAAAATTTCCAAACGCAACTTTGCAAATTGGAGACGGAGATCATATTGCAGTAAAAACGGGAATTATCACCATTTCAGATTTCAGACAAAAACATGTTGCGGCGGGTGGCGAAGGTGCGCCTCTTGCAGTTTATGGCGATTATTTATTATTCGGAAAAAAAGGAGAAAATAGAATCATGCTCAACATGGGCGGAATTGGGAATTACACCTATCTCCCAGCCTCTCTTAACGCCGAGGAAGTTTTTGTAACCGATACTGGAACTGCAAACACATTAATAGACATTTTTACCAAACATTATTTCCCTGAAAAAAGCTACGATAAAGATGCTGAAATTGCGCAACAAGGAACTGTAAATCAAGAACTTTTAAACGAATTGAAAAGCGATGATTTCTTCCAAAAAAGTTTTCCAAAATCAATTGGTCAGGAGTTGTTTAATTTCGATTTCGTACAGTCGGCTTTGGTAAAATGTGGTTTAGAAAATATTTCGGCATCAGATTTGCTGGCGACTTTAACACGTTTAAGTGCTGAAACTATTGCAGAAGCAATTTATTTCACCATAAAAAACACTTCAATTCCTGCAGAAGATTTTCATATTTATATGTCTGGAGGCGGAACGAATAATCCGTTGTTGGTAAAATGGTTAACGGAATTATTGCCTTGCCAGTTTCATACTAGCGACGATTTGGGCATTTTAAGCGATGCAAAAGAAGCTGTTTTATTTGCTCTTTTAGCCAATGAAACCGTTTCTGGAGGCGATTACAATTTTGGAAACAGCAAAGGAATTCCTTCTGTAACAATGGGAAAAATTTCGTTTCCTGATTAA
- a CDS encoding glycoside hydrolase family 10 protein produces the protein MHKNQRLIFFLLFSFFITSISNAQESNMHPKNEFRGVWIATVVNIDWPKTSMDNVEKEKADYLEILEAYKKLNYNAVIVQVRSVGDAIYPSEFAPWSRFLTGKEGLAPNPYYDTLAWMIEQAHNRGFEFHAWLNPYRATFDLNKNLLSPNHDLFKHPEWMIEYGGKYYYDPALPEVQAHLTKVVKEVVDKYDIDAIHFDDYFYPYAVPGKVFNDNASYQKYGAGLSRADWRRANVSNFVHAISATIKESKPWVQFGISPFGVWRNKSQDPKGSETQSTSNYDDLYADPMLWMDQNWIDYILPQLYWSMNNTRASYSKLVKWWSENANPNTAIYIGHATYKIRGDGDKSWNYMTEIPTQIDFLRTFKNVSGSAYFSSKWFMGKNFDVVRHLEENQYKYPALPAAVPNLRHVIIDTPKLLEYKKDSIKYDFTFQSPLNTKVRYMVVYGAEHISKIDTNDATKIIEKVTIKEVDGKINFAIAAGKLNLYKACAVTFIDYYANESTPIAIDLKKPFKNYTPNQPNENR, from the coding sequence ATGCATAAAAATCAGCGCTTAATATTTTTTCTTTTATTTTCATTTTTCATTACTTCGATTTCTAATGCACAGGAAAGTAACATGCATCCTAAAAACGAATTTAGAGGTGTATGGATTGCAACGGTTGTAAATATTGACTGGCCGAAAACAAGTATGGATAATGTGGAAAAAGAAAAAGCTGATTATCTTGAAATTTTAGAAGCCTACAAAAAACTAAATTATAATGCCGTAATTGTTCAGGTTAGAAGTGTTGGAGATGCTATTTATCCTTCAGAATTTGCGCCTTGGTCACGATTTTTGACCGGAAAAGAAGGTTTGGCTCCAAATCCGTATTACGATACTTTGGCTTGGATGATTGAGCAAGCACATAACAGAGGCTTTGAGTTTCATGCATGGCTGAATCCTTATCGTGCAACTTTTGATTTGAATAAAAATCTTTTAAGCCCAAATCACGATCTTTTTAAACATCCAGAATGGATGATCGAATATGGCGGAAAATATTATTACGATCCTGCTTTACCAGAAGTTCAAGCGCATTTAACCAAAGTCGTAAAAGAAGTGGTTGACAAATATGATATTGATGCCATTCATTTTGATGATTATTTCTATCCTTATGCTGTTCCTGGAAAAGTATTTAACGATAATGCTTCGTACCAAAAATATGGCGCTGGTTTAAGCCGTGCAGATTGGCGTCGTGCAAATGTAAGCAACTTTGTACATGCCATTTCGGCTACCATTAAAGAAAGCAAACCGTGGGTTCAATTTGGAATTAGTCCGTTTGGGGTTTGGAGAAATAAATCTCAAGATCCAAAAGGCTCTGAAACACAGTCGACTTCAAATTATGATGATTTATACGCTGATCCAATGTTATGGATGGATCAGAACTGGATCGATTATATCTTACCTCAATTATATTGGAGCATGAACAATACTAGAGCTTCTTACTCTAAATTGGTAAAATGGTGGTCTGAAAACGCTAATCCGAATACTGCTATTTACATCGGACATGCTACGTACAAAATTAGAGGCGACGGTGATAAAAGCTGGAATTATATGACCGAAATTCCAACCCAAATTGATTTCTTAAGAACTTTCAAAAATGTTTCTGGAAGCGCTTACTTCAGCTCAAAATGGTTTATGGGCAAAAACTTCGATGTCGTTCGTCATTTAGAAGAAAACCAATATAAATATCCTGCACTTCCTGCAGCTGTTCCAAATTTACGACATGTAATTATTGACACGCCAAAATTATTGGAGTACAAAAAAGACAGTATTAAATATGATTTCACATTCCAAAGTCCTCTAAATACAAAGGTTCGCTATATGGTAGTTTATGGAGCAGAACATATTTCGAAAATTGATACTAATGATGCAACAAAAATTATTGAGAAAGTAACGATAAAAGAAGTTGACGGAAAAATCAATTTCGCAATAGCGGCAGGAAAATTAAACCTTTACAAGGCCTGTGCAGTAACTTTTATTGATTACTATGCCAATGAAAGTACTCCAATTGCAATAGATTTAAAAAAGCCATTTAAAAACTATACACCAAATCAACCTAATGAAAACAGATAA
- a CDS encoding MFS transporter produces MKTDNKPWFWIPLLNFASGLPYAIIISVSVIMYKNLGISNEDIGVYTSLLYLPWVIKPLWSPLIELIGTKRKWFLLMQLIISIAFLLVGFTIPLNGFFIMTLSIFWVAAFASASNDIASDGFYLLVLPEDKQSFFIGIRSTFYRLSMLAGNGLVVLFAGYLEHKFGDNTKAWSYTMICVGLLMTFITLYNFIFTPKNEINAVTTKETAHSQDFATIFISFFKKKQIGLILTFILVFRLGESQLLKMLSPFLLDSKELGGMGLDTEAVGIIYGTCGVAALTIGGILGGIAISKQGLTKWMFPMFLAMHLPILGFILLAFFHPTSIYYIYAVVIVEQFGYGFGFTAFMMYLIHVAEGESKTAHYALATGFMALGMMLPGMLSGFIQKYLGYQNFFIWVLLATIPGLILSRFLTFPKDFGKKSEEV; encoded by the coding sequence ATGAAAACAGATAACAAACCTTGGTTTTGGATTCCGCTTCTTAACTTCGCTTCTGGATTACCGTATGCTATAATTATTTCCGTTTCGGTAATTATGTATAAAAATTTAGGGATTTCTAACGAAGATATTGGTGTTTACACCAGTTTACTTTATCTGCCTTGGGTTATCAAACCTCTTTGGAGTCCGCTTATTGAATTAATCGGAACCAAAAGAAAATGGTTTTTACTAATGCAATTAATCATTTCAATTGCTTTTCTGCTGGTCGGTTTTACCATTCCGCTCAACGGATTTTTTATAATGACCTTGTCTATATTCTGGGTTGCGGCTTTTGCTTCGGCTTCTAATGATATTGCTAGCGATGGCTTTTATTTATTGGTTCTTCCAGAAGACAAACAATCTTTCTTTATTGGTATTAGAAGTACTTTTTACAGACTTTCGATGTTAGCAGGAAACGGATTGGTAGTGCTTTTTGCAGGTTATTTAGAACATAAATTTGGAGACAATACCAAAGCTTGGTCATATACCATGATTTGTGTTGGTTTACTAATGACTTTCATTACCCTTTACAATTTCATTTTTACACCAAAGAATGAAATCAATGCTGTGACAACTAAAGAAACTGCGCATTCTCAAGATTTTGCAACTATTTTCATCAGTTTTTTCAAGAAAAAACAAATCGGATTGATTCTAACTTTTATCTTAGTTTTTAGACTAGGAGAATCTCAATTGCTTAAAATGCTAAGTCCGTTTTTATTAGATTCTAAAGAATTAGGCGGAATGGGATTAGACACTGAAGCTGTTGGAATTATTTATGGAACTTGTGGCGTTGCGGCTTTAACCATAGGAGGTATTTTAGGCGGAATTGCAATCTCAAAACAAGGACTTACGAAATGGATGTTTCCAATGTTTTTAGCAATGCACCTTCCAATTTTAGGTTTTATATTATTGGCTTTCTTTCATCCTACTTCAATTTATTACATTTATGCCGTTGTAATTGTAGAACAATTTGGTTACGGTTTTGGTTTTACTGCCTTTATGATGTATTTAATTCATGTTGCCGAAGGAGAATCAAAAACAGCACATTATGCACTGGCAACTGGTTTTATGGCATTAGGAATGATGCTTCCAGGAATGTTAAGCGGTTTTATACAAAAATATTTAGGCTATCAAAACTTCTTTATTTGGGTTTTGCTGGCTACAATTCCAGGTCTTATTTTATCACGTTTTTTAACCTTCCCAAAAGATTTTGGGAAAAAATCAGAAGAAGTTTAA
- a CDS encoding glycoside hydrolase family 3 protein yields the protein MMTVTKKSKHLFLVIKKSASTPLLISIDAEWGLAMRIEKTPQYPYAITLGALPSTKSSLVYEVGKQIGLDLKAAGIQYNLSPLADINNNPNNPVIGYRSFGENKEKVADFSIEYLKGMSEVGVLGCLKHFPGHGNTNVDSHLGLPVLKETLDELLENELYPFIKGIENNVDSIMIGHLAVPSLNGGKDTSATLSKAVIQDLLRDKLGYDGLVISDALNMHSVSKLYETKGQLEWEAFNAGNDVLCFAENVPEGIEAIYKNASPDRIFESYNRIMKAKEKAGILSGNTAVSGELNFEKTSQLNLEIAQNAITKIIDNGISDLAIEAQKNNKLAKLSLYKNTENTFFKTLNAKLDSPEFAFESLETSDIVAIKNELENFETLIISLFVPKAKPLNNFEVNDEVFELLSNLLQTKKCIIYVFGNPYVLPLIPNLKKASGLIQAYQDFEEFQKTVGIQFFEKNSFTGVLPVNIDIQ from the coding sequence ATGATGACAGTTACGAAAAAATCAAAACACTTATTTCTCGTTATCAAAAAGTCTGCTTCTACTCCTCTTTTAATTAGTATTGATGCTGAATGGGGTTTAGCAATGCGAATTGAAAAAACACCGCAATATCCGTATGCAATTACGCTTGGCGCTTTACCTTCAACTAAATCGAGTTTGGTTTACGAAGTTGGAAAACAAATTGGTTTAGATTTAAAAGCGGCTGGAATTCAGTACAATTTATCGCCTTTGGCAGACATCAACAACAATCCAAATAATCCAGTTATCGGATATCGTTCTTTTGGTGAAAACAAAGAAAAAGTAGCCGATTTTTCTATTGAATATTTAAAAGGAATGTCAGAAGTTGGCGTTTTGGGCTGTCTAAAGCATTTTCCTGGACATGGAAACACCAATGTAGATTCCCATTTAGGTTTGCCTGTTTTAAAAGAAACTTTAGATGAATTATTAGAAAACGAATTATATCCGTTTATTAAAGGAATAGAAAATAATGTCGATTCGATTATGATTGGGCATTTGGCAGTTCCAAGTTTAAATGGCGGAAAAGACACTTCTGCAACATTATCAAAAGCAGTGATTCAAGATCTTTTACGCGACAAATTAGGTTACGATGGTTTAGTAATTTCTGATGCTTTAAATATGCACAGTGTTTCTAAATTATACGAAACCAAAGGACAATTAGAATGGGAAGCTTTCAATGCAGGAAATGATGTTTTATGCTTTGCTGAAAATGTTCCAGAAGGAATTGAGGCGATCTACAAAAATGCTTCGCCAGACCGTATTTTCGAAAGCTATAATAGAATAATGAAAGCCAAAGAAAAAGCAGGGATTCTTTCTGGAAATACAGCCGTTTCGGGCGAATTAAACTTCGAAAAAACATCTCAATTAAATCTAGAAATTGCTCAAAATGCAATTACGAAAATCATTGATAACGGAATTTCAGATTTAGCTATAGAGGCTCAGAAAAACAACAAATTAGCCAAACTGAGTTTATATAAAAATACTGAAAACACATTTTTCAAAACGCTCAATGCAAAACTTGATTCACCAGAATTTGCTTTTGAAAGCTTAGAAACTTCAGATATTGTTGCAATCAAAAATGAATTAGAAAATTTTGAAACCCTCATCATTTCATTATTTGTTCCAAAAGCAAAACCTTTGAATAATTTTGAAGTAAATGACGAAGTTTTCGAACTGCTTTCTAATCTTCTTCAAACAAAAAAATGCATTATTTACGTTTTCGGAAATCCTTACGTTTTACCACTTATTCCAAATCTAAAAAAGGCTTCAGGGTTAATTCAGGCGTATCAAGATTTTGAAGAATTTCAAAAAACCGTAGGAATTCAATTTTTTGAAAAAAATAGTTTCACAGGCGTTTTACCAGTAAATATTGATATTCAATAA
- a CDS encoding peroxiredoxin — MSLVGKKFPSIAVDAISEMGDNLKINIFEEAVNNNKKVLLFWYPKDFTFVCPTELHAFQAALPEFEKRNTIVIGASCDTNEVHFAWLNTPKNNGGIEGVTYPILADTNRNLANILGILDIESTSYSEDTDSVIIEGSNVTYRATYLIDETGKIFHESVNDMPLGRNVNEYLRMVDAYTHIQTKGEVCPANWEAGKEAMSADRISTAEYLSAN, encoded by the coding sequence ATGTCTTTAGTAGGAAAAAAATTCCCAAGTATTGCAGTAGATGCTATCTCAGAAATGGGTGACAATTTAAAAATCAACATTTTTGAAGAAGCAGTAAACAACAATAAAAAAGTACTTTTATTCTGGTATCCAAAAGATTTTACTTTTGTATGTCCAACTGAATTACACGCCTTTCAAGCTGCTTTACCTGAATTTGAAAAAAGAAATACTATCGTAATTGGCGCTTCTTGCGACACAAACGAAGTTCACTTTGCTTGGTTAAATACTCCAAAAAACAATGGTGGAATCGAAGGTGTTACTTACCCAATCTTAGCTGATACAAACCGTAACTTAGCTAACATTTTAGGTATTCTTGATATCGAATCTACAAGCTACAGCGAAGACACTGACTCAGTTATCATCGAAGGTTCAAACGTAACTTACAGAGCTACTTACCTAATTGACGAAACTGGAAAAATCTTCCACGAAAGCGTAAACGATATGCCATTAGGACGTAACGTAAACGAATACTTAAGAATGGTTGACGCTTACACTCACATCCAAACTAAAGGTGAAGTTTGTCCAGCAAACTGGGAAGCTGGTAAAGAAGCAATGTCTGCTGACAGAATCAGTACTGCTGAATACTTAAGTGCAAACTAA
- a CDS encoding thioredoxin family protein translates to MLIDLNEDTLADLVAKNEKVVVQYSASWCGNCRIMKPKFKKLATENEAITFVLVDAENSPESRKLANVSNLPTFATFVNGQLVGETQTNKQEVLIDLVNAIV, encoded by the coding sequence ATGTTAATCGACTTAAACGAAGATACGTTAGCAGATTTAGTTGCTAAAAACGAAAAAGTAGTAGTACAATATTCAGCTTCATGGTGTGGAAATTGCCGTATTATGAAACCAAAATTCAAAAAATTAGCAACAGAAAATGAAGCTATCACTTTTGTTTTGGTTGATGCAGAAAACTCTCCAGAATCAAGAAAATTAGCTAATGTGAGCAACTTGCCTACTTTTGCTACTTTTGTAAACGGACAATTGGTTGGCGAAACTCAAACCAACAAACAAGAAGTTTTAATTGACTTAGTAAACGCTATTGTTTAA
- a CDS encoding DUF6952 family protein, with amino-acid sequence MKLPVIKHLTQFIEENDQDYIIETIEVLEAMTEIPSLKDEELDVIGELISNMYGALEVQKLVAQGTDKKEALNTFMKRVLGSIDK; translated from the coding sequence ATGAAATTACCAGTAATTAAGCATTTAACACAATTTATCGAAGAAAACGATCAGGATTACATCATTGAAACGATCGAAGTTCTAGAAGCGATGACTGAAATTCCTTCTCTTAAAGATGAAGAATTAGACGTAATTGGCGAATTGATTTCAAATATGTACGGCGCCCTTGAAGTTCAAAAATTAGTAGCTCAAGGAACAGATAAAAAAGAAGCTTTAAATACGTTTATGAAACGTGTTTTAGGTTCTATCGATAAATAA
- the tpx gene encoding thiol peroxidase, producing the protein MASITLGGNPVHTSGELPAVGSQLADFKLVQNDLSVASLSTFAGKKLVLNIFPSVDTGTCATSVRTFNASASGLENTTVLCISRDLPFAQKRFCGAEGLENVVNLSDFQTGAFGKANGLEIVDGPLAGLHSRAIIVVDADGKVLHTEQVAEIANEPNYEADFSKHYNIYL; encoded by the coding sequence ATGGCATCTATCACATTAGGAGGAAATCCAGTTCATACATCAGGCGAATTGCCTGCAGTTGGATCACAATTAGCTGATTTCAAATTAGTACAAAACGATTTATCAGTTGCTTCTTTAAGCACTTTCGCTGGTAAAAAATTAGTTTTAAATATCTTCCCAAGTGTTGATACAGGAACTTGCGCAACATCTGTCAGAACTTTCAATGCAAGTGCAAGCGGATTAGAAAACACAACAGTTTTATGTATTTCTAGAGATTTACCTTTCGCTCAAAAACGTTTTTGTGGTGCTGAAGGTTTAGAAAATGTAGTAAACTTATCAGATTTTCAAACTGGTGCTTTTGGAAAAGCAAACGGATTAGAAATCGTTGACGGACCTCTAGCTGGTTTACACTCAAGAGCAATCATTGTTGTTGATGCAGACGGAAAAGTCCTTCACACAGAACAAGTTGCAGAAATTGCAAATGAACCAAATTACGAAGCAGACTTTAGCAAGCACTATAATATTTACCTCTAA
- a CDS encoding diacylglycerol kinase family protein, producing the protein MEFQKDNTFVTGRLKSMTYAFNGAVKLIKTEHSIMVQFSLGIIMTILGFYFHISQTEWLCQTLAIGLVLAIEGLNTAVEKIADFIHPDYSKRIGFIKDIAAGAVFFFAMTAIAIGLIIYIPKFI; encoded by the coding sequence ATGGAGTTTCAAAAAGACAACACCTTTGTTACAGGCCGTTTAAAAAGCATGACTTATGCTTTTAACGGTGCTGTAAAATTAATTAAGACCGAACATAGTATTATGGTTCAATTTTCATTAGGAATCATAATGACTATTTTAGGTTTTTACTTTCATATTTCACAAACCGAATGGCTTTGTCAAACTTTAGCCATTGGCTTAGTTTTAGCTATCGAAGGATTAAATACAGCAGTCGAAAAAATTGCCGATTTTATCCATCCTGATTACAGCAAACGAATCGGATTTATTAAAGATATTGCTGCAGGGGCAGTATTTTTCTTCGCAATGACTGCAATAGCAATAGGCTTGATTATTTATATTCCAAAATTTATTTAG
- a CDS encoding LolA family protein — MKAKIQEINNNSITNMTKKCFQMAVILLLSFTSIQAQDKKAKDLLNEVTSKIKSYDNIVIDFKYSLNNAKENINQDSKGNVTMKGNQYVLNFMGVTKIFDGQKTYTIVPEDEEVTISKVNEKDDNAITPSKMLTFFNSGYKYNMDIVQNVKGRKIQYIKLVPTSGKDQRKEILLGVDVQTKHIYNLIETGKNGTKTTLTVNSFKTNQPLSKNQFTFVASKYPKYYINKLD, encoded by the coding sequence ATGAAAGCAAAAATTCAAGAAATCAACAACAATTCTATCACAAACATGACCAAAAAGTGTTTTCAAATGGCAGTTATATTGCTTTTGAGCTTCACTTCTATTCAGGCTCAAGATAAAAAAGCGAAAGATTTATTGAACGAAGTAACTTCTAAAATAAAAAGCTACGACAATATTGTTATCGATTTTAAGTATTCTTTGAACAATGCCAAAGAAAACATCAATCAAGACAGTAAAGGAAACGTAACAATGAAAGGAAACCAATACGTTTTGAATTTCATGGGCGTTACTAAAATTTTTGACGGTCAGAAAACTTACACTATTGTTCCAGAAGACGAAGAAGTTACTATTTCTAAAGTAAACGAGAAAGATGATAATGCAATCACTCCTTCAAAAATGCTTACTTTCTTTAATTCTGGCTACAAATACAACATGGACATTGTTCAGAATGTAAAAGGAAGAAAAATTCAATACATCAAATTAGTACCAACTAGCGGAAAAGACCAAAGAAAAGAAATTTTGTTAGGTGTTGACGTTCAGACAAAACACATCTACAATTTGATTGAAACTGGAAAAAACGGAACAAAAACAACTTTAACCGTTAATTCTTTTAAAACCAATCAGCCATTATCAAAAAATCAATTTACCTTTGTAGCGAGTAAATACCCGAAATACTACATCAATAAATTAGATTAA